The genomic window tgacaaatttgggtagaggaaaaatattccaaaacgttttgaaaatacaatatgagaattaacCGCACCATTACTAGAAATGTGTACCttggatattatacaatttgcatACATACAAAATATGTGGGAAAAGACATTATTTTTCAAGACATTTCCAACTCTGACTTTGAACCAATTCTGTATAATGGCCCATATACACACCAATAGGCTTTATTCACAACCAAGATGTGAACTCTGAAAATCTGAAATGGCAATTATAGGATATGAATGCTTAGCTCTTTATCTAAAAGAGTTTTGGCTTATATGGACAGCAATTACATACGTGTATTAGTTCATGTGCCGGGGGAAGTTTGCTGTTCACTGTTGCGTAAAAGGAAAGATTAGAGCCGGGCAGTGGAGCTGTTTTGTTGCCGTGttcctgtttgtgtgtgtgggtgttttggaatgtgtgtgtttctccATTATTCAGCAGGAAGTCCTCTGTGTGTGCAGCCGTGCAGAGAGGACCGAGGCAATGATGTCATCGCTAGTCATGAGAGCGTCGTTGGTAATTAAACAACTCAGCTgcaggaagtgtgtgtgtgtgaaatactTTTGGGGGCAAAATGGCTGCAAAAATTCCCTAGAAGCAGCCAATTATGAATAATTCCTTTTGAGTATGCTGTGAAATAGCAAAAAAAGGTccataaaaagaataaataatgtGTTATTCAGTTTTACAAATAGCAAAAGTTGAATTTTAGTGTTAAGTCTGTGGCCCAGTattataattagatttatttAAAGTTAGTGGGAGGTTTTCATCCAAAAAGTTGTTACTTTTCATTTTAGTGTTCAGTGCTCTGAAACACCAAAGATATACTCATGAACAGTGTTGGGGATAGTTACttgtaaaagtaatgcgttacaattttgtgttactccctaaaaagtaactaactacatttacttagttactttttgtgGAAAGTGAAGTATTATGTTACtcttgtgttactttttctcacctcaGCTGGGCTcccttatttgttttttaaagggttagttcacccaaaaatgtcggCTTTTTGACGtaaaacctggaagcgctgcactgttaatttttttaactgcctattttggggcatcattaaatatgagccgatttaggctgcggcccctttaaatgctcatgctTCCCGGCCccgagctcgcgcttgccttaaacaccataaacaaagttcacacagctataaccctcaaaatggatctttacaaagtgtttgtcatgcaacatgtctaatcgcgtaagtatagtatttatttggatgtttacatttgattctgaatgagtttgatggtgctccatggctaaagctaacataacacactgttggagagatttataaagaatgaagttgtttatgaattatacagactgcaagtgtttaaaaaatgaaaataatgacaatcttgtctccgtgaatacagtaagaaacgatggtaactttaaccacatttaacagtacattagcaacatgctaacgaaacatttagaaagacaatttacaaatatcactaaaaatatcatgttatcatggatcatgtcagttattattgctccatctgccatttttcgctgttgtccttgcttgcttacctagtctgatgattcagctgtgcacagatccagacgttaatactggctgcccttgtctaatgcttgaacatgagctggcatatgcaaatattgggggcgtacatattaatgatcccaaatgttatgtaacagtcggtgttatgttgagattcgcctgttcgtctgaggtcttttaaacaaatgagatttatataagaagcaggaaacaatggagtttgagactcactgtatgtcatttccatgtactgaactcttgttatttaactatgccaagataaattaaatttttaattctagggtacctttaagtttgaaacactgtagtcacatggactattttaacaatgtatttgCTTACTTTATGGACCTTGAAAAATGCAATGACGTTGTGGCCtatatgtgtggttcagataccTTTCGGATTTCAtcacaaatatcttaatttgtgttccgaagatgaatgaaggtcttacggatttgtaacgacatgagggtgagtaattaatgacagaaatttcatttttgggtgacatAACCcttttataacaaaaaacatgaAGGCAAATGtgaaggccctttcacaccgaaagtgaaatgaattagcctcaggctgaaggaaatgcaattTCACATATGTACAGTAGctcaaacctttcagctgtgctgccattctggattgcagaagagcttcagcaaacaaaaataagaagaaaaagaaacacaaatgttAACTATGATGCTcgaagttcaatgcaaagggagatattttcttttaaagaattctttaaggactacaacaaacggctggtagagactacaatgagcttcttcctgggttggtgacatcactaaccctaaaatttacataaaccccgcccccgagaacacgcaacaaagagGTGAGgtcatgttattgcaatacagtatgtaacacaaatgcaatagcatgtcataaaagcaagatgccAACATatgttataaccgtaattaaactaaactataacttacctgttctatcttcatgcagcatatattctctggctctgtaggatcttacaacagttcccagtTCCACAcgagcgatttatagattatcatgacagaacaTGCTAATCAGTGACTTTAAGATATcacacatcagctacataaattcatcaactaaccattcagaaacgtcctgtcGCATTCTACATATTGTCACTttttcttgagtctctccatcattgtccgacttcggtttgaacataaaaggctgaacagtttctgacattttcagtgagtctgagGTAATCGGCGCTGCTAACACTGTGTGCTCACAGGAGCTCTTGAAACCCCGCCCTCTGcttaggagcagcagctcatttgcatttaaagagacacacacaaaaacggagcgtttttgctcaccctcaaaaagtgacaaatttaacatgctataaaaaattaccttgagctaaaacttcacatacacactctggggacatcagagacttgttttacatcttgtaaaaatgacattataccacccctttaaagtcatttttgcttgttGGTATGACTGAACTGGATAATCAaatgtcagcagcaaagacattggtaaataaagtgagattaaatacatgaagtatatttgtgttaatACGTTTCAGGTTTGAGTGTATTTATGTTAATTATTTCAGGTTTGAGTAAGATTCAGAgtttcattttgaggaatactgaatctgtttttgtgcaagtgagatgagtaaatgcatacTCACATTTAgcctagaactacaataaccgtcatgttcacacagcgcaaacacctctgcacttctgatttctctcaacatggagacaggagagctgtcagtcaataaatgggaaaacaaagtaacttgaattacttatttgaatgtaaagtattttgttgcaaatttaaaaagtaatgtgttgctttactacttgaaaaagtaatctgattacataactcctgttacttgtaatgcgttacacccaacagtgctcaaagtgggaaataattttttttttctttttcttttttttcacagaatATCATTGATATACCACTTCCGCCGtctcaccggaagttgtacccacgttctttttttacagtagcGCCCCCCGGAAACAAGTGAATATTCAGATGAGTATTAGAATATCAGGTTTCCATATTAGGCAGCTTCAACATCAAAGTGTTTTTAAAGTTGGAAATATCCTCTCATAGAATGAGTTTTGCAACTTCTCCtccataaattatatttttggatacttttatgatgcttttatgTCTTTTTATGTTTGAAAGCTTCAGTACTCATGTGTAATCTTCAGATAGTCTGCTTTTATGTTCtacaaagaaagtcatatgagTTTAGATCatcgtgagggtgagtaaatgctgacaaaattttcatttttgtgtgaaatagCCTGGCTCTTTAGTTTCTGTTTTCTCGTGTTTTCCACATACATTTCCTTATCAGTGTGAGATAAACAGCAGCCTGTGATTTAACGTTACTCTCACTCTGGTCACCAATTAAGTACATGGAATTGTCTTTCTTCCTCGTTCTCACATACTGcgggtttttattttatttgtaaaactTTCCCTTCATACATTAGATTATTATCTTTTCTTAAATTCGCTCATTTAGGCTACAGTCATTTATGACGAGCACCTTGCATCTATCTGTTAGTGTCTGTCACATGAGAAAGAAAGCCCTCATAAACACAGTTCTGATTCTGACCAGAGAGAAGATTAAATTAACAACTGACTTTATTAATAGACCTGCTGTGCTGTTATTGATGATCTATCCCATGCTGACGATGAGGCTACAATCAATCGCTGATTTAGgtcaatgaaatcaaaatgttttattttacagagGAGGGCGACACCATGTGGACCTTCTGATTATTTCATCTTTTTTCTTAGTCTGTGTAAAGTTCGTCACACAAGAGAAGAAGAATGCATGTGTAACTAAGTAAGTAGCCTGTTCATTTGACAGATTATCTTTCaaggtttgtttattttaaaccaGAGAGAAGTTGTTCTGCATTCCAGTGCTTCCTTATAGATGACATCTTTAATGTTATTTCCCAGAGCTGAAGCATGAATGGGGAATTTTTTCACCTAAGccttcccaggtgaaaaaaaagtacacttttataatgtacttaaagtgctctattttcgtgcactaattttgtacttattATACTAAAAATTCTACTTTAGTGCTTCTTAAGATAAtattaagaacatctaagtgtactcaactgtgctattttgagacaccatgaaaaatgaacttaaatgcttttatactatctctgtatttaaaaattgtatttagataccacttatagtacatttgaacccatagtatactacaagtggtaactaaatacaatttttaaatacagagatagtatattaaaaacacattttagttcatatttcgtggtgtctcaaaatagcacagttgagtacacttagatgttcttaatattatcttaagaagtactaaagtagaatttttagtataataagtacaaaattagtgcacgaaaatagagcactttaagtacattatagaagtgtactttttttcaccagGGCTTTTATAATCTTGTTAATGCTATCATTCTCTGTCCACAGTCACAGCACATTATTCAAATTAAAGAAAGCATGCCATTCGTAGCATGAATTCCTCTGTACTTTCAATCTACTGTATGCACTTTGCATCATATGCAAATCTAGGAAATCAAATTCAAGTTATGGTAATGTGCATTTATTTTACTTCTCTTGTTCTGAAACTCATATATGTATCTAGTTAGaatgattgttaaatgtaatTGTTTGAGATACAAGTTTAAAGTTTGAGATATAAGAACCGCAATTAAACACAACATACAAAGTGTTcactttccataaaaaaataattttaatgcattgaaTTAAAAAGCAAGCAAACAAATCGTACAAAATAACATGCATATACAAATATGCAGAATACATATGCAAATTTCATAAAGAAATAGATCCTCCTCCGTAAAGAATTATTCTTGTagtaacatctgtttaacttcaGAAGTTGTAAaattaaacttttgaatgttttttgctGATCGCTTGCACTTTCTCCCTAAAATCAGAAAAGAAATAACAGAATCATTAGCTTCAATTCAATGCTGTTCAATTAATCTGAGTTAATCTGTGTTTATTTATCCACAGAAATCACATATCTGCAAGTTTACCTCAGTTTACGGATGCTCTCCATCACCCATGCTTTGGTGGGGTCTGTGCAAATGTTCCTGCCTCCGTTTGTGTGGAATCTGTGGGGTAAGGAAACatcttttagtttgtttttcttcaggaaTCTGTCATTCAATACATAATGCACTATGAATACATCTTATACAGTACTTACATTACAGCATTAATGTGGCAGTTTCTTGTCATGTACTGAATGGAATATCCTTTGATGATATGCATTGGTACATTTCCTTTTGTGTACTTTCTGCAACATGCTGTAACACAACAATATTAGCAATGTTAACACATaccgagtgtgtgtgtgtgtgtgtgtgtgtatatatatatatatatatatatatatatatatatatatatatatatatataaaaacatcttCACATTGTGCACCTTtttatgcaccattttaaacacattttacacaTATCAGTATAATCACAAAATATCACAAAAGACTTATTCTGGTGAAGTTGT from Megalobrama amblycephala isolate DHTTF-2021 linkage group LG17, ASM1881202v1, whole genome shotgun sequence includes these protein-coding regions:
- the ccl20a.3 gene encoding C-C motif chemokine 20a.3 encodes the protein MTRVSAIVIVMMVVALSVLSADASALSCCRKYTKGNVPMHIIKGYSIQYMTRNCHINAVIFHTNGGRNICTDPTKAWVMESIRKLREKVQAISKKHSKV